The genomic DNA GTTCCGCGCCGATGCCTTGACCGGCGGGCACATCATCAAGCTCGGCCCGGGGAACGATGAGGCGGCCCGCGAAGCGCTTGCCGCCTGGCCCGGTGGCATGCAGATCGGCGGCGGCATCCATGCGGACAATGCCCGCGAGTGGCTCGATGCCGGGGCCTCACATGTCATCGTGACTTCCTGGCTGTTCGAGGGGAGCAAGTTTTCCGAAGAGCGGCTGCGCCGGCTCGTGGATACCGTGGGCGCGGAGCGTCTGGTGATCGATCTTTCCTGCCGCCGGACCGCCAGCGGCTGGACCGTGGCGATGGACCGTTGGCAGACCCTCACGGATCTGGATGTGACGCCCGAAGTGTTGTCGCGGCTGGCGCCTTTCTGCGACGAGTTCCTGATCCACGCCGCGGATGTGGAAGGCCTCTGCCGTGGCATTGATGGCGAGTTGGTGCGGATACTAGGGGATTGGGGCGGCTGCCCGATTACCTACGCCGGTGGCGCGGCGACGATGGCGGATGTGGAGCAGGTCGACACGCTTTCCGGCGGCAAGGTGGATCTCACGGTAGGCTCGGCATTGGATCTCTTCGGCGGCAGCGGAATCCGCTATGACGAGCTGGTGGACTGGAACCGCAGGGGCTAGGTCCCGCGATTTTCGGGTTTGGAATTTCGCAATCCGGGGCTCAACTCCACCACGTCATGTCGAAGTGCTCCGACTTCCCCTACCTCCCGTCTCAACTCGAGCTGGAGGATGAGATCCTCGACCAACTGAGCAACCGCCCCGGCAACCAGCGCTGTGTGGTCGGGCGGGACGAGTTGCTGCTCGTGGTTCACGAGGTGCCGAAGTGTGGCTCCCCGGACCGTGAGCCGTTGATTTTCTGGCGGCGCTCCGACGGGATCTGGATCGACTACGCGGGGGGGAAGGGCCTGCGCCGCCTCGGGGAGCTGGTTGACCGCTACGTGAAGCTGATCGACGAGCAGGAGGACATCATCAACGAGGCGGATACGGCGGAGGAAGTCTTTACCCTCGCCCGGATCGCGGGACCATTGGCGCGTTCGACCCGGAATCTCGGGATCGCGATCGACCAGACCCTCTCGCAGGACGAGGACACACGCGAACTGCGCTCCTATCGCGACCGGGTGCGGGAAGTGGAGCGGGCCGCAGAGCAGCTCAACCAGGACGCCAAGCTCACCTTGGAATACTGGAAGGCGGAGCGGAGCGAGGAACAGCAAGCGGCGGCGGACAAGCTGAACAAGATCGCCTTCCGCCTGAATCTGCTCGCCGGGTTTTTCCTGCCTCTGGTCGCCTTGGGCGGCTTGTTCGGGATGAATGTGGATCTGCCGGACTTTGTCCAAGGGTGGTTCTGGCTGATCTTCTGCGGCGGATTGCTGACGGGCGGAACTTTGGTCTGGATCGTAAGCCGCAACACCGGGTCGAAGTCATGAGCGGCCTGTGGCTGCTGTTCGGCGGCTTGATCTGCGTGGCGGCGATCGTCTTCTGGCATTCCTGGCGAGTGCGTCGCCGACGCCAGGCCTTGCGGGCGCTGCGTCTGGATGCCCGGCAGCGGGAGATCGTGGTGGAGGTATTCCCGCTGTGGGAGGAGATCCCGGAGGACATCCGCATGGAGACGGAGGGCTGGATGCATGTCTTCCTGGCCGAAAAAACCTTCGAGCCCTGCGGTGGCCTGCAGGAAGTGGATGAGACCATGCGCCTGGCGATCGCGGCCCCGGCCTGTCTCTTGGTCGCGAAGCGCCCGCAGGACTACTACGAGAGACTTCGTAGTATCCTGGTCTATCCGGATGCTTTCCGGGTGAAGGACGAGTGGGGAGTGGAGGATATTCGCCTGGGCGAATCGTGGGGACATGGCAGTGTGGTGCTGGCATGGCAAACCGTGAAGCAAGGCGACCTGAACCCGGAGGACGGGCTGAACGTGGTGCTTCACGAATTCGCGCATCAGATCGACCAGGAGGATGGTGCCGCCGATGGCGTTCCGGAGTTGGAGGAGGTCACCGACTATGGAAAGTGGTCCGAAGCTTTCCTCCCGGCTTACGACGATTTTTGCGAGCGGGTGAACAAAGGGAAGCGCACGGTGATGGATGACTACGGTGCGGAGAGCCCTGCGGAGTTTTTCGCGGTCGCCACCGAAACCTTCTTCGAGCGGGCCAAGAAGTTTCGTCAGGAAGAGCCGGAGATCTATGAGGAGCTGGTGAGATTCTACGGGATGAATCCGGCGGAATGGGTTGATGCGGGTCGTCGTGCGGCCCGAGTAAGCGATTGAGCGTGAGAAAATTGGTGATTCTGGATTGCCGGTCTCTCCTCCGCCTTCCACTATCCTGCCGGACATGATCATTTCGCCGAAAATCCGTGGATTCATCTGCACCACCGCCCATCCGGACGGTTGCGCCGCACACGTTCAGGAGCAGATCGACTACGTGAAGTCGAAGCCCGCGCTGGCCAATGCCCCGAAGCGGGTGCTGGTGGTCGGTTCATCCACCGGATACGGCCTTGCCTCGCGCATTGTCCCGGCCTTCGGCGGCGGTGCTGCCACGATCGGCGTGTTCTTCGAGAAGGAAGGATCGGATGGCAAGACGGGCTCCGCCGGTTGGTACAACTCCGCAGCCTTCGAGGAAGCGGCCGCGAAGTCCGGCCTCTATGCCAAGAGCTTCAATGGCGACGCCTTCTCCAAGGAGGTGAAGCAGCAGGTGATCGATGCGATCAAAGCGGATCTCGGACAGGTGGACATGATCGTCTACAGCCTGGCCTCCCCGCGCCGAACCGATCCGGAAACCGGCGAGGTCTACAAGTCGGTGCTCAAGCCGACCGGTGAAACCTACACCAACAAGACTCTCAATACCGACAAGAAGCAGGTCGATACCGTCACCATCGAGTCCGCGAACGAGGACGAAATCGCACAGACCGTGAAGGTAATGGGCGGCGAGGATTGGAAACTCTGGATCGATGCGCTCTCCGCTGCAGGCGTGCTTGCCGACGGCTTCAAGACCGTGGCCTATTCCTACATCGGGCCCGAGTTGACTTGGGCGATCTACACCGATGGCACGATCGGCCGCGCCAAGCTTCACCTGGAGCAAACGGCTCGCGAACTGAACGCCGCCTATGGCGCGGACACCGCGGTGGTCTCCGTGAACAAGGCCTTGGTCACGCAAGCCAGCTCCGCCATTCCGGTGGTGCCGCTCTACATCTCGATCCTCTACAAGATCATGAAGGCCAAGGGCACTCATGAAGGCTGCATCGAGCAGATCCAGCGTCTCTTCGCGGATCACTATGGCGCAGCGAATGGTCCGGTCCTCGATGACAAGGGGCGGATCCGCATCGACGATTGGGAGATGCGTCCTGAAGTTCAGGAAGAGGTGGAGAAGGTCTGGAATGTCATCACTACCGAGCAGCTCGACGAGCTTTCGGATTTCGCGGGTTATCAGAAGGAGTTCCTCAAACTCTTCGGCTTCGGTCTTGCCGGTGTCGATTATGCGGCGGAGGCGGAGCCGGTTCGTCCTGTCGCCAGCATAGGCTAAGCCACCATCCCTCCCATGCCACTCTGGTACTACGGTTCAAGCGCCGGGCAGAAAGGTCCGGTCGAAGAGAACGAACTCCGCGCCATGATTGCCGCCGGGCAAGTGGGCCCGGAGACGCTGGTGTGGCGGGACGGGATGAAAGACTGGACCCGGCTGGATGCGGTGGCTGAGCTCAGTTCCGGTGCCGTGTCTCCGTATGCGCCGCCGGGCTCGATGGCTGCCGGCTACTACGCGCCGGTCGCGAATAGCGGCCTGGCCATCGCGAGCATGGTCTGCGGGATTCTTGCGGTGATCACTTGTCACATCGGCGGGATCTTCGGGATTCCGGCCGTGATCTGCGGACATCTTGCCATGTCCCAGATCCAGAAATCCCCGGTTCCCATGACAGGGCGTGGAATGGCCATTGCAGGATTGGTGACCGGGTATTTAGGTATCCTTTTCTCGCTCGCCTTCGTGGTGATTTTGGTCATCGCCATGGTGGGAGACATGAACTAACGGTTTCGGAAACGCATGAACTGGTATTACGCGAAGAACGGCGCACAGCAGGGACCGATCTCCCTGGAGGATATGAAGTCCCGCATCGCCATGGGGGAGATCGGCGATTCGGAACTCGCATGGCGCGAGGGCATGTCCGACTGGATGCCGGTGGGAACGATCGCCGAATTGAAGCCCACCCCTCCTGCTCCTGCGGAAGATCGCAGCTTCGCCGCCCCGGCGTCGTCCACCCCGGCCTTTGCTCCGACCACTTCCGCTCCGGTCCAGACGCCCGCTGCGACTCAGGAGCCCTACCGGACCCCGGTGGCTGCCCCTGCTCCCGGGCAGCCGATGGCCCATTCCCAGCCTCCTTCGCAGGGTCTCGCAATCGGCTCGCTGATCTGCGGTATCCTTTCGCTGATCGGCTGCTGCGTGTGGCCGCTTATGCTGGTCGTCGGCCTGGTGGCGATCATTCTCGGATTCATCGGCCTGTCGAAGGCGAAGGGCGATCCCGCCCGCTACGCAGGCAAGGGCATGGCCCGCACCGGTATCATCACCGGCATTCTCGGTCTCATTGCTTCCGGTCTCATGGGTGCCTTCGCGCTCAGCGTGAAGGATCTCTCTCCGGAAGAAGTGCAGGAGAAGATCATCCAGATGATGCCGCTCAATGAAGAGCAGCGGAACGAGATCCGCCGCGAGATGGAGAAGAACAAGGCTCCGGCCCCAACTCCCTGATAGGGCATGAAGATCCGGCGTCCTTGGACACTGCTTGCGGTAGCCGGGGCGCTGGGATTCCTGATTCTCAAGTTCACGGTCCGGACCTGGAGCGCGGCGATGCCGCCGTGCAGCTTCCGCTCCATGACGGGACTTTACTGCCCGGGGTGCGGCGGCACCCGTAGTGCCAAGGGCCTGCTGCGTGGTAATCTGGGCCAGGCGCTGGAGATGAATCCCTTGGTCGTCGTCCTGTTCCTCGCCGGCTGCTCCTTGCTCGGTCTCGCGGTGTGGCGGGAGTGGCGCCGACCGCAGGGCGGCATGCCGCTAATTCCCGGCTGGTTTGCTTGGACCTTGGCCAGCCTGGTCGTGGTCTTCGGGCTGGTGAGGAACCTGCCCTGGTGGCCCTTCACGCTCCTCGTGCCGCACTGAAGCCGTCCATCAGCTTCGCCACATGCTTGGCGAGCAGGTCGGCCTCCAGATTCACGCGTGCGCCGGTCTTCAGCGCGGGCAAATGCGTGGCGGTGAAGGTATGCGGCGTGATCCAAAAGCGTGCTCGGCCCGAGCTCAGCTCCGCGATGGTCAGTGAGATTCCATCAACACAGAGCGAGCCCTTGTCGATGCACAGGCGCTCGATTTCCGGCGGCAGCGAGACGTCGAAGATGTGGTCCTGACCCTTTGCTTCAAGGGCGATGACTGCGCCGGTGGCATCCACGTGACCCTGCACGAAGTGACCGCCGAAGCGATCTCCGGCCCGCAGGGCGCGTTCGAGATTCACCGTCGACCCTTCTTCAAGGTCACCCAGCGAGGTGACGGCGAGTGTCTGGGTCAGCAAATCGAAGCAGGCACCCTCCGGATCCATCGCGGCCACGGTGAGGCAGCAGCCGTTCACGGCCACGGATTCACCCATGGTGAGTTCGGTGGCGAAGGGGATCGCAAGCGAGAGGCGTGCTTGTTTGCCGAGTCGCTCGAAGGAGCGGACCCGGCCGGTGGTTTCCACGAGTCCGGTGAACATGATCTCAGGGTGTTTCGGCAGGAGCGCTGTAGCCCGCTTCCTTCTCCGGCGCGAACATCTCGTCGATCCCCTTGTCGGGAAAGAACAACATGCAGACGGCCACGATCACCGTGGGGATCAGGGCTCCCAGGAAGAGCTTCGCGGGGGAGACACCCTCGCCGAAGAAGCGGCCCAGCAATGCCTGACCCGCCGGGTTCGGGGCGTTCGCGATCACGGTCAGACCGCCGCCGGTCACGGCACCGGCCAGTACCGCATACTTCAATTGCGCGGGCAGGCCCTGCACTTGGCTCGCGAGGAAGGTGATAGCCGCGTTGTCGTTGAAGGATGTCAGGATCGTGGATCCGACGAAAAGCGCTTCTTTGCCAAGCGACCCGATGATCGGTGCCAGCCACCAGCCTTGCAGACCGCCATGCACTACCAGTCCGGCGAGGAAGAATCCCACGAGGATGGGGCCGCGCAGGTTGATCTCATGCTGGTGGTGGGCGGTGGCCTGCGAGAAGGCGAGGAAGAACAGGAAGCCGCCGATGAAGAGCGGAGGATAGTGCGCGAAGAACACCGTCCACGCCATGAAGGCGAGATGGGTGAGGATCACGAAAATGGGGATGGGGCGCGGGTTTTCGCGGAGATCGCCCTTGCCATCGCCGTCGTGATCTCCGGCCCGTTCCGCCATGGCGGCCAGTTCTTTCCGGAAGAGTCCATAGTAGAGCGCGGTGGAGAGTAGGATCGCGACCACCGCCTTATCCCCGTAATGGAGGAGCATCTCCGTAGTGCTCAGGCCCCAGCTCTTTGCCACCATCAGCACCGGCGGCGCTGCGAAGTTCGTAAGGACGCCGCCCACCGAGATGTTCACGAAGAGCAGGCCGAGTGTGGCATACGAGAAGAGCGGGGTCGGCTTGAGACGATAGAACTTCTTCGCGAGCAGCATGGCCGAGATGGTCATGGCACCGGGCTCGGTGATGAAGGAACCGAGCAGAGGGCCCATGATGAGGATGGAGAGCCACCATGCGGCGGGAGATTCCTTTCCGAAGCGGGCAAAGAAACCGAGGCAGCCCTCCGCGAAACGAAGGACTGGTCGGGTCGAGGCCAAGGCCATGATAATCACCACGAACAGAGGCTCGGTGAAGTTCACGCCCATCATGTAGCTCTTCACCGTTCCGAGGTCGTAGAAGGAAAGCATGGCCGTGAGCAGGACCAGCACCCAGATGCCGAAGATGGCCTCCACTTCACCTAGGAAATGGAGTATCGTACCCTTGAAGCTAACCATCTGGTGCGCCTTCGCACTGCCGCTGTTCACCTTCCGGATCCGCTCGTCGTGGTCGTGCTGGACCTTGTGGGCAAGCTTGGTGATCGGAACCGCCACGAAGGTATGGAGAATGGCCAAGACGAAGATAATCGTGGCGACCAGCAAGAAGGGCTCTTCCTTGGCTCGGAAGGCAAGCTTGGCGCCGATTTCCTTGATCCCCTGCGCCTCCTCCTGCTGCGGGAAGGTGGCCATTTTTTCGAGGAATACGGGCTCCGCGTGGGCGTCCGCGGCAAAGGATAGCGCGGGAGCCAGCACGACGAAGAGCGTGAAGATGATGGAAAACAGTCTCATGGTCACGGGGTGGCCATGTTTTGCGTGGAATTTCACCGGGGCAAGGGAAACCGGACGGATTGCATCCCGGCGGCGGACCTCCTAGCGTGCGACTCATGCAGCCCTTGAGATGGATTCCGATTTTTGCCAGTGCCGGTCTTCTGGCGAGCTGTGCGGGGAAGAAGGCGGAGGCCGACGCGAGTCCCTTTGGCCCTACCGGAATCCCACCGCAATTGCGGCAAGGGGCCGGGGAAGGAGGCACCGCGGTATCGCCCGGCGGAAATCAAGCGGCTGCCCAAGAGGAAGCGCTCAAGAAGGCGCTGAACTACAATCCGGCAACCGATCTCGCTTGGACCGACTCCGACAATCCCGACGCCGGCATCCCGGAGCTTGAGGAGGTGTGGGCAGGCGCAGGGTCCGGGACGCTGTGGCTGGAGAGCGAGACGGAAGCGCTCCGCGAGGCGAAGAAAACCGGCAAGCCGGTGCTGATCTGGTTTAACGACAAGCAAATCCCGGCAAGTAACACGATCAGCAGCGAACTGCTGAGCACGAGGGACTTCGAGAATTGGGCACAGGAGAATACGGTTCGTCTGGTGGTGGACATGAATCCCACCGGTAAGAATGCCGACGAGGTCTACCGCCGCACGGTTCACAATCGGGAGTTGAAGAAGAAGTACAACGCGAGGGGCTTCCCCACGATGCTGGTGGTTTCCCCCTCCAGCGAGGTGATCGGCCGCTACACCGGCTACCGGCGGGGGCGGGAGGATTTCATCTGGGGGCAGATGAAGCAGGGGGTTTCCGTGGCAAACGAGAATTACAAGGTCTGGCACTCCGGGCTGGAGAAGAAGGGCTATCGCCAGTGGTCGGATGGCAAGGGCCGCTCGATTTTCGCCAAGCTGGCCCACTACAAGGACGGCGAGCTTGTTCTTGTGGAGCCGGATGGCCAGCGCGCCCGGACCAAGGAGAAGAACCTCTCCCCGGAGGACCGGCTCTGGATCCAGCAGCAAAAGGCTGCCAGGGGAATCCAGTAGACCCTTTCCCCGAAGTTCCCGCCCCCGATGGTTGACGGCGCGGTATTCCAATCCGAATACTCCGCCGCCCGACCACGAAGGAACATGGAAAACGTCATCATCATCGGCACCGGCTGTGCCGGCTACACCGCCGCCATCTACACCGGCCGCGCCAATCTCACCCCCCTCATGCTGACCGGCACCCAGCCGGGAGGCCAGCTCACCACCACCACGGAAGTGGAGAATTTCCCCGGCTTCCCGGAAGGAATCATGGGCCCCGAGCTGATGATGAACATGCAGAAGCAGGCCGAGAAATTCGGAGCCCGCATCGAGTACGCCAATGT from Luteolibacter rhizosphaerae includes the following:
- a CDS encoding GYF domain-containing protein is translated as MPLWYYGSSAGQKGPVEENELRAMIAAGQVGPETLVWRDGMKDWTRLDAVAELSSGAVSPYAPPGSMAAGYYAPVANSGLAIASMVCGILAVITCHIGGIFGIPAVICGHLAMSQIQKSPVPMTGRGMAIAGLVTGYLGILFSLAFVVILVIAMVGDMN
- a CDS encoding GYF domain-containing protein; protein product: MNWYYAKNGAQQGPISLEDMKSRIAMGEIGDSELAWREGMSDWMPVGTIAELKPTPPAPAEDRSFAAPASSTPAFAPTTSAPVQTPAATQEPYRTPVAAPAPGQPMAHSQPPSQGLAIGSLICGILSLIGCCVWPLMLVVGLVAIILGFIGLSKAKGDPARYAGKGMARTGIITGILGLIASGLMGAFALSVKDLSPEEVQEKIIQMMPLNEEQRNEIRREMEKNKAPAPTP
- a CDS encoding putative Na+/H+ antiporter codes for the protein MRLFSIIFTLFVVLAPALSFAADAHAEPVFLEKMATFPQQEEAQGIKEIGAKLAFRAKEEPFLLVATIIFVLAILHTFVAVPITKLAHKVQHDHDERIRKVNSGSAKAHQMVSFKGTILHFLGEVEAIFGIWVLVLLTAMLSFYDLGTVKSYMMGVNFTEPLFVVIIMALASTRPVLRFAEGCLGFFARFGKESPAAWWLSILIMGPLLGSFITEPGAMTISAMLLAKKFYRLKPTPLFSYATLGLLFVNISVGGVLTNFAAPPVLMVAKSWGLSTTEMLLHYGDKAVVAILLSTALYYGLFRKELAAMAERAGDHDGDGKGDLRENPRPIPIFVILTHLAFMAWTVFFAHYPPLFIGGFLFFLAFSQATAHHQHEINLRGPILVGFFLAGLVVHGGLQGWWLAPIIGSLGKEALFVGSTILTSFNDNAAITFLASQVQGLPAQLKYAVLAGAVTGGGLTVIANAPNPAGQALLGRFFGEGVSPAKLFLGALIPTVIVAVCMLFFPDKGIDEMFAPEKEAGYSAPAETP
- a CDS encoding DUF2752 domain-containing protein, with the translated sequence MKIRRPWTLLAVAGALGFLILKFTVRTWSAAMPPCSFRSMTGLYCPGCGGTRSAKGLLRGNLGQALEMNPLVVVLFLAGCSLLGLAVWREWRRPQGGMPLIPGWFAWTLASLVVVFGLVRNLPWWPFTLLVPH
- a CDS encoding riboflavin synthase; this encodes MFTGLVETTGRVRSFERLGKQARLSLAIPFATELTMGESVAVNGCCLTVAAMDPEGACFDLLTQTLAVTSLGDLEEGSTVNLERALRAGDRFGGHFVQGHVDATGAVIALEAKGQDHIFDVSLPPEIERLCIDKGSLCVDGISLTIAELSSGRARFWITPHTFTATHLPALKTGARVNLEADLLAKHVAKLMDGFSAARGA
- a CDS encoding thioredoxin fold domain-containing protein, yielding MQPLRWIPIFASAGLLASCAGKKAEADASPFGPTGIPPQLRQGAGEGGTAVSPGGNQAAAQEEALKKALNYNPATDLAWTDSDNPDAGIPELEEVWAGAGSGTLWLESETEALREAKKTGKPVLIWFNDKQIPASNTISSELLSTRDFENWAQENTVRLVVDMNPTGKNADEVYRRTVHNRELKKKYNARGFPTMLVVSPSSEVIGRYTGYRRGREDFIWGQMKQGVSVANENYKVWHSGLEKKGYRQWSDGKGRSIFAKLAHYKDGELVLVEPDGQRARTKEKNLSPEDRLWIQQQKAARGIQ
- a CDS encoding zinc-dependent peptidase, producing the protein MSGLWLLFGGLICVAAIVFWHSWRVRRRRQALRALRLDARQREIVVEVFPLWEEIPEDIRMETEGWMHVFLAEKTFEPCGGLQEVDETMRLAIAAPACLLVAKRPQDYYERLRSILVYPDAFRVKDEWGVEDIRLGESWGHGSVVLAWQTVKQGDLNPEDGLNVVLHEFAHQIDQEDGAADGVPELEEVTDYGKWSEAFLPAYDDFCERVNKGKRTVMDDYGAESPAEFFAVATETFFERAKKFRQEEPEIYEELVRFYGMNPAEWVDAGRRAARVSD
- the hisA gene encoding phosphoribosylformimino-5-aminoimidazole carboxamide ribotide isomerase produces the protein MTKFRPCIDLHQGKVKQIVGGTLRDDGPGPRENFVASAGAGEFAAKFRADALTGGHIIKLGPGNDEAAREALAAWPGGMQIGGGIHADNAREWLDAGASHVIVTSWLFEGSKFSEERLRRLVDTVGAERLVIDLSCRRTASGWTVAMDRWQTLTDLDVTPEVLSRLAPFCDEFLIHAADVEGLCRGIDGELVRILGDWGGCPITYAGGAATMADVEQVDTLSGGKVDLTVGSALDLFGGSGIRYDELVDWNRRG
- a CDS encoding CorA family divalent cation transporter; this translates as MSKCSDFPYLPSQLELEDEILDQLSNRPGNQRCVVGRDELLLVVHEVPKCGSPDREPLIFWRRSDGIWIDYAGGKGLRRLGELVDRYVKLIDEQEDIINEADTAEEVFTLARIAGPLARSTRNLGIAIDQTLSQDEDTRELRSYRDRVREVERAAEQLNQDAKLTLEYWKAERSEEQQAAADKLNKIAFRLNLLAGFFLPLVALGGLFGMNVDLPDFVQGWFWLIFCGGLLTGGTLVWIVSRNTGSKS
- the fabV gene encoding enoyl-ACP reductase FabV, with amino-acid sequence MIISPKIRGFICTTAHPDGCAAHVQEQIDYVKSKPALANAPKRVLVVGSSTGYGLASRIVPAFGGGAATIGVFFEKEGSDGKTGSAGWYNSAAFEEAAAKSGLYAKSFNGDAFSKEVKQQVIDAIKADLGQVDMIVYSLASPRRTDPETGEVYKSVLKPTGETYTNKTLNTDKKQVDTVTIESANEDEIAQTVKVMGGEDWKLWIDALSAAGVLADGFKTVAYSYIGPELTWAIYTDGTIGRAKLHLEQTARELNAAYGADTAVVSVNKALVTQASSAIPVVPLYISILYKIMKAKGTHEGCIEQIQRLFADHYGAANGPVLDDKGRIRIDDWEMRPEVQEEVEKVWNVITTEQLDELSDFAGYQKEFLKLFGFGLAGVDYAAEAEPVRPVASIG